From Topomyia yanbarensis strain Yona2022 chromosome 1, ASM3024719v1, whole genome shotgun sequence, one genomic window encodes:
- the LOC131676289 gene encoding probable salivary secreted peptide has product MKFLVLAAILISFGALTIGQSHNYFWGSRRGYDVLLNRTSAFRSPSMLRVKSMDLQYPLRGQRGGNITAINIEDQYSNGKGGYAKLLAGGIGYNFTKIHLKSQRGGGFNFIVEIYGR; this is encoded by the exons ATGAAGTTCCTCGTGTTAGCGGCTATTTTAATATCGTTCGGTGCTCTAACTATCGGCCAAAGCCACAACTACTTCTGGGGCTCCCGGAGAGGGTACGATGTACTACTGAACCGCACATCCGCCTTCCGGTCTCCATCGATGCTACGTGTGAAGTCTATGGATTTGCAGTATCCACTACGG GGCCAGAGAGGTGGCAACATTACGGCCATCAACATCGAGGACCAGTACAGCAATGGAAAAGGAGGCTATGCGAAGTTGCTTGCCGGCGGCATAGGATACAATTTCACTAAAATTCATCTGAAGTCGCAGAGAGGTGGAGGATTTAACTTTATTGTTGAAATTTACGGTCGCTAG